One part of the Eucalyptus grandis isolate ANBG69807.140 chromosome 10, ASM1654582v1, whole genome shotgun sequence genome encodes these proteins:
- the LOC104422836 gene encoding heterogeneous nuclear ribonucleoprotein H2 isoform X1, with protein sequence MAGMYGSRGAMLGGGGVSDGYEVGSKRQRMMESNPYFAVSSGSGGYQPFGYGGGFQPPSFPVVRLRGLPFNCTDIDIYKFFAGLDIVDVLLVNKNGRFSGEALVVFAGNMHVEFALQRDRQNMGRRYVEVFRCKRQDYYNAVAAEVSYEGIYDTDYLENPTPAPSGPKRFDDKDQMEFTEILKMRGLPFSVKKPEIIEFFKEYEVVKDRIHIACRPDGKATGEAFVEFTSAEEARRAMSKDKMTIGSRYVELFPSTRDEARRAESRSRQ encoded by the exons ATGGCGGGCATGTACGGATCGAGAGG GGCAATGTTGGGAGGCGGGGGGGTGTCAGATGGGTACGAGGTCGGCTCAAAGAGACAAAGAATGATGGAATCGAATCCCTACTTCGCAGTGAGCAGCGGTTCGGGTGGATATCAACCTTTTGGATATGGTGGTGGCTTTCAACCCCCTTCCTTTCCAGTTGTTCGTCTAAGGGGACTACCCTTCAACTGCACGGACATTGACATCTACAAGTTCTTTGCTGGACTTGACATAGTGGACGTACTGCTGGTCAATAAGAATGGACGCTTCTCGGGAGAGGCTCTTGTTGTCTTTGCAGGAAACATGCATGTTGAGTTTGCCCTCCAGAGAGATCGACAAAATATGGGACGTCGCTACGTGGAAGTTTTTAGGTGCAAGAGGCAAGATTACTACAATGCTGTCGCTGCAGAAGTTAGCTATGAGGGGATTTATGATACTGACTACTTGGAAAATCCTACGCCAGCTCCATCTGGACCAAAAAGGTTTGATGATAAGGACCAAATGGAATTCACTGAAATATTGAAGATGCGCGGACTTCCCTTCTCTGTGAAAAAACCTGAAATAATTGAATTCTTCAAAGAGTATGAGGTGGTAAAAGACAGGATACACATAGCATGCAGGCCAGATGGCAAAGCAACTGGAGAGGCATTTGTGGAGTTTACCTCCGCAGAAGAGGCCAGGAGAGCTATGAGCAAGGATAAAATGACCATCGGGTCAAGGTATGTGGAGCTGTTCCCTTCAACTCGTGATGAGGCTAGGAGGGCAGAGTCAAGGTCCAGACAGTGA
- the LOC104422838 gene encoding uncharacterized protein LOC104422838 isoform X2 — MKYTIPFEVSHGIQNELSGHVAVMHALPQPLAESKRVLIIYEDGLFVLWEIRESKSIFKGGNMLQSAHNEGKKVTSACWACPLGSKAVIGYSTGDIFIWSVPIPNGRSELVPDIGSQSGPICKLNLGYKLDRTPISSMRCVHTDGKPSRLYFLAAPDAASSNLLQVVLLNDHSESRTIKLGLQLPEPCIDMEIISNYSEQTKQKRESLLVIGKSEHLYEYDDSLIEKYLLQCQSKSAPPIPKEVRLRLPLTESSITVAKFITSSQCISNLDDEDYIQLVKKVPPLLHSEKNGRDASQINPIPFGGFAKVKNLYVTGHSNGAINFWDMSCPLPLPIFSVEQQSEDDFSLSGVALTALCFDAKHQILVSGDQNGMVRIYKFKPEAYVSGSAKRGNNRMIGGVKALKVNGVVLSLNMSCSSRHLVVGSDQGYVALIDVEGPHVQFTKQISSDISTGIISVQLGTCALHGFQKNILVMSTRDSSVVALDSDTGTILSNSMVHPKKPSRALFLEILELNTEDMVEDSIFKQGLLLLCSEKAVYVYSLPHVVQGVKKVIYKKKFHSSSCCWGSTFYTPNAGLMLLFTCGKIEIRSLPELSLIRETYVRGLAGPTSKGSTINDNLICSSSDGQLLMVNKDQEIFLFSVLLQTNMFRLLGSLSQVYQKDLVHSTESLSPVRAIQKEKPKGLFSSVFKDTKVNREKHAPDTYKEDPRASIEELSTIFSTANFSSNIVDIDDSGTEIEKREDLAGDEDDDELNIDDIDIGDSEEKPRGQNLFGGLNKKVLANKFQSFKGKLKHVKIKNEKSSTKEEQQDEKIGAVDQIKRKYGFASSSETTGAAKMAESKLQENSRKLQGISLKTTEMQDTAKSFSSMAKEVLRVAEHDKRTS, encoded by the exons ATGAAGTACACGATACCTTTTGAAGTATCTCATG GAATTCAAAATGAATTATCTGGTCACGTGGCTGTCATGCATGCACTGCCTCAACCATTAGCTGAAAGCAAGAG GGTACTAATAATATACGAAGATGGTCTTTTTGTATTGTGGGAAATACGAGAAAgcaaatcaattttcaaaggtGGAAACATGTTGCAGTCAGCACAtaatgaaggaaagaaagtgaCATCCGCCTGCTGGGCATGCCCACTGGGGAGTAAAGCTGTCATTGGATATAGCACTGGGGATATCTTCATTTGGAGTGTTCCAATCCCAAATGGAAGAAGTGAATTAGTGCCAGATATAGGCTCTCAAAGTGGTCCGATCTGTAAATTAAATCTTGGATATAAGCTGGACAGAACTCCGATTTCTTCTATGAGATGCGTTCATACAGATGGAAAACCAAGTCGACTATATTTTTTGGCGGCCCCTGATGCAGCATCTTCAAATCTTTTGCAG GTAGTCTTGCTGAATGACCACTCTGAATCCCGCACAATTAAGCTGGGGCTTCAGCTGCCTGAGCCTTGCATTGATATGGAGATCATCTCGAACTACAGTGAGCAGACAAAGCAGAAACGAGAATCTCTTCTAGTTATTGGAAAATCAGAACATCTATATGAGTATGATGACAGCCTAATTGAAAAGTATCTCCTACAGTGCCAATCCAAGTCTGCTCCACCCATCCCAAAAGAAGTAAGGCTTAGGTTACCACTCACCGAATCAAGCATCACTGTGGCAAAATTCATCACTAGTAGCCAGTGTATCTCGAACTTAGATGACGAG GATTACATACAATTGGTCAAAAAGGTTCCGCCCCTTCTGCACTCGGAAAAAAATGGTAGAGATGCATCTCAGATAAACCCAATCCCATTTGGTGGGTTTGCAAAGGTCAAAAATCTGTACGTAACTGGGCATAGCAATGGAGCCATCAACTTTTGGGACATGTCATGTCCACTTCCTCTTCCTATCTTTTCTGTCGAGCAGCAG AGTGAAGATGACTTTTCTCTAAGTGGGGTTGCACTTACGGCTTTGTGTTTTGACGCAAAGCACCAGATCCTTGTTTCTGGGGATCAAAATGGAATG GTTCGCATATATAAATTTAAGCCCGAAGCGTATGTCTCAG GTAGTGCAAAGAGAGGAAACAATCGCATGATAGGCGGTGTAAAAGCTTTGAAGGTTAATGGTGTAGTGCTTTCATTAAATATGAGCTGCAGCTCCAGGCATCTTGTTGTTGGTTCTGATCAAGGATAT GTCGCATTGATTGATGTAGAGGGGCCTCATGTACAATTTACCAAGCAAATTTCAAGTGACATTTCTACAGGCATAATCTCTGTTCAGCTTGGTACCTGTGCTTTGCATGGTTTCCAGAAGAATATATTGGTGATGTCGACGAGGGATTCATCAGTTGTGGCCCTGGATAGTGATACTGGTACAATACTGAGCAATAGCATGGTGCATCCTAAAAAGCCCTCCAGAGCTCTATTTTTGGAGATATTGG AGTTGAACACAGAGGATATGGTTGAGGACTCCATATTTAAGCAGGGACTATTGTTGCTATGTTCGGAGAAAGCCGTGTATGTGTATTCTTTACCGCATGTGGTTCAG GGAGTCAAGAAGGTCATATATAAGAAGAAATTCCACTCCTCGTCCTGTTGCTGGGGTTCGACTTTCTATACTCCCAATGCTGGACTTATGCTTCTTTTTACTTGTGGGAAGATTGAGATAAG GTCCTTGCCCGAGTTATCTTTGATAAGGGAAACATACGTAAGAGGACTTGCAGGTCCCACGTCAAAGGGAAGCACAATAAATGACAATTTGATATGCTCTTCTTCAGACGGTCAACTTCTTATG GTGAACAAAGACcaggagatttttcttttctcagttCTACTCCAGACAAATATGTTCAG GCTGTTGGGGTCTCTCAGCCAAGTCTACCAAAAAGACCTGGTTCATTCAACAGAGAGCCTCTCTCCTGTGCGCGCCATCCAGAAGGAGAAGCCCAAG GGATTATTTAGCTCCGTGTTCAAAGACACAAAAGTCAATAGAGAAAAGCATGCACCCGATACGTATAAAGAAGATCCTAGAGCAAGCATTGAAGAACTCTCCACTATCTTTTCAACAGCCAATTTCTCGAGTAATATTGTGGACATAGATGATAGTGGCACCGAGATTGAGAAAAGAGAGGATTTGGCTGGGGATGAAGATGACGATGAATTGAACATAG ATGATATTGATATTGGTGATAGTGAGGAAAAACCTCGAGGACAGAATTTGTTTGGAGGTCTCAACAAAAAAGTCTTGGCAAACAAATTTCAGAGCTTTAAAG GGAAACTCAAGCATGTAAAGATCAAGAACGAGAAGAGTTCCACAAAAGAGGAGCAACAGGATGAAAAGATTGGTGCAGTCGATCAGATCAAGAGGAAATACGGGTTCGCCAGTTCTAGC GAAACAACAGGCGCTGCCAAAATGGCAGAGAGCAAGCTGCAGGAGAATTCGAGGAAGCTGCAG GgaataagcttaaaaaccacGGAGATGCAAGACACGGCAAAATCATTCTCGTCGATGGCCAAAGAGGTGCTCCGAGTCGCAGAACATGACAAGCGAACCTCCTGA
- the LOC104422836 gene encoding heterogeneous nuclear ribonucleoprotein F isoform X2 yields MHVEFALQRDRQNMGRRYVEVFRCKRQDYYNAVAAEVSYEGIYDTDYLENPTPAPSGPKRFDDKDQMEFTEILKMRGLPFSVKKPEIIEFFKEYEVVKDRIHIACRPDGKATGEAFVEFTSAEEARRAMSKDKMTIGSRYVELFPSTRDEARRAESRSRQ; encoded by the coding sequence ATGCATGTTGAGTTTGCCCTCCAGAGAGATCGACAAAATATGGGACGTCGCTACGTGGAAGTTTTTAGGTGCAAGAGGCAAGATTACTACAATGCTGTCGCTGCAGAAGTTAGCTATGAGGGGATTTATGATACTGACTACTTGGAAAATCCTACGCCAGCTCCATCTGGACCAAAAAGGTTTGATGATAAGGACCAAATGGAATTCACTGAAATATTGAAGATGCGCGGACTTCCCTTCTCTGTGAAAAAACCTGAAATAATTGAATTCTTCAAAGAGTATGAGGTGGTAAAAGACAGGATACACATAGCATGCAGGCCAGATGGCAAAGCAACTGGAGAGGCATTTGTGGAGTTTACCTCCGCAGAAGAGGCCAGGAGAGCTATGAGCAAGGATAAAATGACCATCGGGTCAAGGTATGTGGAGCTGTTCCCTTCAACTCGTGATGAGGCTAGGAGGGCAGAGTCAAGGTCCAGACAGTGA
- the LOC104422838 gene encoding uncharacterized protein LOC104422838 isoform X1, translating to MFVKKLVEKAAKKPGGRNTEGLKSSDINPHIVFHYGIPSGCTKFAYDSIQSILAVSTKNGQIKLYGKDNTQVILESEQTGPSKFMQFIENQGILLNVTFNNQIEVWDIDKKLLSHIYNFKDAITSLSVLQHSLYMYAGDPLGNVSVLKLNQEPYNLVQMKYTIPFEVSHGIQNELSGHVAVMHALPQPLAESKRVLIIYEDGLFVLWEIRESKSIFKGGNMLQSAHNEGKKVTSACWACPLGSKAVIGYSTGDIFIWSVPIPNGRSELVPDIGSQSGPICKLNLGYKLDRTPISSMRCVHTDGKPSRLYFLAAPDAASSNLLQVVLLNDHSESRTIKLGLQLPEPCIDMEIISNYSEQTKQKRESLLVIGKSEHLYEYDDSLIEKYLLQCQSKSAPPIPKEVRLRLPLTESSITVAKFITSSQCISNLDDEDYIQLVKKVPPLLHSEKNGRDASQINPIPFGGFAKVKNLYVTGHSNGAINFWDMSCPLPLPIFSVEQQSEDDFSLSGVALTALCFDAKHQILVSGDQNGMVRIYKFKPEAYVSGSAKRGNNRMIGGVKALKVNGVVLSLNMSCSSRHLVVGSDQGYVALIDVEGPHVQFTKQISSDISTGIISVQLGTCALHGFQKNILVMSTRDSSVVALDSDTGTILSNSMVHPKKPSRALFLEILELNTEDMVEDSIFKQGLLLLCSEKAVYVYSLPHVVQGVKKVIYKKKFHSSSCCWGSTFYTPNAGLMLLFTCGKIEIRSLPELSLIRETYVRGLAGPTSKGSTINDNLICSSSDGQLLMVNKDQEIFLFSVLLQTNMFRLLGSLSQVYQKDLVHSTESLSPVRAIQKEKPKGLFSSVFKDTKVNREKHAPDTYKEDPRASIEELSTIFSTANFSSNIVDIDDSGTEIEKREDLAGDEDDDELNIDDIDIGDSEEKPRGQNLFGGLNKKVLANKFQSFKGKLKHVKIKNEKSSTKEEQQDEKIGAVDQIKRKYGFASSSETTGAAKMAESKLQENSRKLQGISLKTTEMQDTAKSFSSMAKEVLRVAEHDKRTS from the exons ATGTTCGTGAAGAAGCTGGTCGAGAAGGCTGCGAAGAAG CCTGGAGGAAGAAACACAGAAGGACTGAAATCTAGCGATATCAACCCACATATCGTATTCCATTATGGGATTCCATCGGGATGCACCAAGTTCGCCTATGACTCAATTCAGAGCATACTTGCTGTTTCCACAAA GAATGGCCAGATCAAGTTATATGGGAAAGATAACACTCAAGTCATACTTGAATCTGAGCAAACAGGACCGAGCAAGTTTATGCAG TTCATCGAGAATCAAGGCATTCTTCTGAATGTGACCTTCAATAATCAAATCGAG GTTTGGGACATAGACAAGAAGCTATTGTCGCACATTTACAATTTCAAAGATGCAATTACCTCTTTATCAGTCCTGCAACATAGTTTGTACAT GTATGCTGGAGATCCTCTTGGAAACGTGTCTGTTTTGAAGCTTAATCAGGAGCCATATAATCTAGTCCAAATGAAGTACACGATACCTTTTGAAGTATCTCATG GAATTCAAAATGAATTATCTGGTCACGTGGCTGTCATGCATGCACTGCCTCAACCATTAGCTGAAAGCAAGAG GGTACTAATAATATACGAAGATGGTCTTTTTGTATTGTGGGAAATACGAGAAAgcaaatcaattttcaaaggtGGAAACATGTTGCAGTCAGCACAtaatgaaggaaagaaagtgaCATCCGCCTGCTGGGCATGCCCACTGGGGAGTAAAGCTGTCATTGGATATAGCACTGGGGATATCTTCATTTGGAGTGTTCCAATCCCAAATGGAAGAAGTGAATTAGTGCCAGATATAGGCTCTCAAAGTGGTCCGATCTGTAAATTAAATCTTGGATATAAGCTGGACAGAACTCCGATTTCTTCTATGAGATGCGTTCATACAGATGGAAAACCAAGTCGACTATATTTTTTGGCGGCCCCTGATGCAGCATCTTCAAATCTTTTGCAG GTAGTCTTGCTGAATGACCACTCTGAATCCCGCACAATTAAGCTGGGGCTTCAGCTGCCTGAGCCTTGCATTGATATGGAGATCATCTCGAACTACAGTGAGCAGACAAAGCAGAAACGAGAATCTCTTCTAGTTATTGGAAAATCAGAACATCTATATGAGTATGATGACAGCCTAATTGAAAAGTATCTCCTACAGTGCCAATCCAAGTCTGCTCCACCCATCCCAAAAGAAGTAAGGCTTAGGTTACCACTCACCGAATCAAGCATCACTGTGGCAAAATTCATCACTAGTAGCCAGTGTATCTCGAACTTAGATGACGAG GATTACATACAATTGGTCAAAAAGGTTCCGCCCCTTCTGCACTCGGAAAAAAATGGTAGAGATGCATCTCAGATAAACCCAATCCCATTTGGTGGGTTTGCAAAGGTCAAAAATCTGTACGTAACTGGGCATAGCAATGGAGCCATCAACTTTTGGGACATGTCATGTCCACTTCCTCTTCCTATCTTTTCTGTCGAGCAGCAG AGTGAAGATGACTTTTCTCTAAGTGGGGTTGCACTTACGGCTTTGTGTTTTGACGCAAAGCACCAGATCCTTGTTTCTGGGGATCAAAATGGAATG GTTCGCATATATAAATTTAAGCCCGAAGCGTATGTCTCAG GTAGTGCAAAGAGAGGAAACAATCGCATGATAGGCGGTGTAAAAGCTTTGAAGGTTAATGGTGTAGTGCTTTCATTAAATATGAGCTGCAGCTCCAGGCATCTTGTTGTTGGTTCTGATCAAGGATAT GTCGCATTGATTGATGTAGAGGGGCCTCATGTACAATTTACCAAGCAAATTTCAAGTGACATTTCTACAGGCATAATCTCTGTTCAGCTTGGTACCTGTGCTTTGCATGGTTTCCAGAAGAATATATTGGTGATGTCGACGAGGGATTCATCAGTTGTGGCCCTGGATAGTGATACTGGTACAATACTGAGCAATAGCATGGTGCATCCTAAAAAGCCCTCCAGAGCTCTATTTTTGGAGATATTGG AGTTGAACACAGAGGATATGGTTGAGGACTCCATATTTAAGCAGGGACTATTGTTGCTATGTTCGGAGAAAGCCGTGTATGTGTATTCTTTACCGCATGTGGTTCAG GGAGTCAAGAAGGTCATATATAAGAAGAAATTCCACTCCTCGTCCTGTTGCTGGGGTTCGACTTTCTATACTCCCAATGCTGGACTTATGCTTCTTTTTACTTGTGGGAAGATTGAGATAAG GTCCTTGCCCGAGTTATCTTTGATAAGGGAAACATACGTAAGAGGACTTGCAGGTCCCACGTCAAAGGGAAGCACAATAAATGACAATTTGATATGCTCTTCTTCAGACGGTCAACTTCTTATG GTGAACAAAGACcaggagatttttcttttctcagttCTACTCCAGACAAATATGTTCAG GCTGTTGGGGTCTCTCAGCCAAGTCTACCAAAAAGACCTGGTTCATTCAACAGAGAGCCTCTCTCCTGTGCGCGCCATCCAGAAGGAGAAGCCCAAG GGATTATTTAGCTCCGTGTTCAAAGACACAAAAGTCAATAGAGAAAAGCATGCACCCGATACGTATAAAGAAGATCCTAGAGCAAGCATTGAAGAACTCTCCACTATCTTTTCAACAGCCAATTTCTCGAGTAATATTGTGGACATAGATGATAGTGGCACCGAGATTGAGAAAAGAGAGGATTTGGCTGGGGATGAAGATGACGATGAATTGAACATAG ATGATATTGATATTGGTGATAGTGAGGAAAAACCTCGAGGACAGAATTTGTTTGGAGGTCTCAACAAAAAAGTCTTGGCAAACAAATTTCAGAGCTTTAAAG GGAAACTCAAGCATGTAAAGATCAAGAACGAGAAGAGTTCCACAAAAGAGGAGCAACAGGATGAAAAGATTGGTGCAGTCGATCAGATCAAGAGGAAATACGGGTTCGCCAGTTCTAGC GAAACAACAGGCGCTGCCAAAATGGCAGAGAGCAAGCTGCAGGAGAATTCGAGGAAGCTGCAG GgaataagcttaaaaaccacGGAGATGCAAGACACGGCAAAATCATTCTCGTCGATGGCCAAAGAGGTGCTCCGAGTCGCAGAACATGACAAGCGAACCTCCTGA
- the LOC104422837 gene encoding high mobility group B protein 3: MKGGKAKAETTRVDASLKRKGAGTQRAGKKTAKKEKAVKDPNKPKRPASAFFIFMEDFRVQYKQKHPNNKSVAAVGKAGGDKWKSMSEAEKAPFAAKAEKRKDEYNKKMNAYNKKSAEGTNGADDEESDKSKSEVNDEDDEDGDDSAEEDEDDD; encoded by the exons ATGAAAGGAGGCAAGGCGAAGGCGGAGACGACCAGAGTCGACGCCAG TTTGAAGAGGAAAGGCGCCGGGACGCAGCGAGCTGGGAAGAAGacggcgaagaaggagaaggcTGTGAAGGATCCTAACAAGCCGAAGAGGCCTGCCAGtgcattcttcatcttcat GGAAGATTTCAGGGTGCAGTATAAGCAGAAGCATCCTAACAACAAGTCCGTTGCTGCG GTTGGTAAAGCTGGTGGAGACAAGTGGAAATCCATGTCAGAAGCT GAGAAAGCTCCTTTTGCAGCAAAGGCAGAGAAAAGGAAGGATGAGTACAACAAGAAGATGAATGCTTATAACAAAAAATCA GCTGAAGGAACCAATGGTGCCGATGATGAAGAGTCTGACAAGTCAAAATCTGAAGTcaatgatgaggatgatgaggaTGGAGATGACAGTGCGGAG GAGGACGAGGATGACGACTAA